Within Engraulis encrasicolus isolate BLACKSEA-1 chromosome 8, IST_EnEncr_1.0, whole genome shotgun sequence, the genomic segment CGGAACACATTTGTTACAAGTTAAAGAAGGGGTTACGAAGACCATTTTAGGTCTAAACTTAATTTTGACAAAATttgtactgcactttgcctttgtaggtcagAATACATTATGGGTGAATTGCCTTTGTTGTAAAACAAGGCTCGAAGCTCATGAGCAATCATTTAGGCACAGTATCAAATACAATGACTCTTCAGAATGACATTTTTTAGACTGCCCAATCTCTCATCTTTTCCCCCACTTCAGTACTTGTGCGAGTGCCAGTTTGATGACAACATCAAATTCAAGACGTCAGTGAATGAGGAGGACCCGGACAGGATGAGACTGCAGCCTATTGGTAAAGACAAGGAGGGTCTGATGTACTGGTTCCAGCTTGACCCAGAGCAGAACGTCCGCATCTATGTTGAAGAGCAAGATGATCTGGATGGGGCCTCTTGGAAATGCATCGTTAGGTAATGTTAATCAATGTACTTCATGTTTCAATTTGGAATGGGAGTAATTTTAATACCTTGTGTTAGGTAGACTATTGACTAGCTTCTAATATAACACAACCATCTTTATTACATGGTAATAATATGTGACTGGATGTCAAACCCAGAGTCACATGTCTCTGCATGACAGAACTTGACCACCACCACTTTTTTTGCACAATATGCAAGCTCAGGTCTTGAAGAAGCTACTCGGTGCTTCAGAAAATGGTATTGGTTTATCTAAAAGCTGCAACACAACACGGCTGCTGCACCTTTACAATTTACAATTGTATTTACAATTACAATTGTTGATGATTAACCACAATTAATTGTAGTTTTagtgtttttgcattttgaatctGAAAGAACAAAAATTATGTGTTTCACAGGAACCGAAGTGATTTAGCGCAGACCTTGGAGAAGCTCAAAGCCCAGATAGATCTTGGAAGTGCTGAGAAAAATCAACATGGGGGCTCGACCTGTGCAAGTCCTTTGCCTGAAGATGGCGGAAACGATGCCGACAACAAGGAGAATAAAACAGGTACTTTTATAATGGATTAAATTGTatatctgtttatttatttatttattatttctttttgtctctttttcCATTTCCATAAAACAGTATTTCCATTTATGATGTATGATGGGTCATCATTAACGTTAAAGCATTAAACAATTCATTTTGATCAGCAGCAGTTACATTTTTTTGGATTGATTGAGTCTATGAACCAGAAGGGTATTTTCTTGTCTTGGCAGAGCCAGAGATCAAAAAAGAACCCAGCGATGGCCCGAAAAATGAGGAACCAGTTATCACTGAACTGCCTGTCTCAAGGGACAGCAAAGAAGCACCAAGGGAGCAAGAGGAAAAATTGAACAGCGTCGTTGAAAAAGACGAAGACAACATCGAGATGGAGATGAAGGTCATCAATAAAACAGAGGTCAAATCAGAGGTCAAGTCAGAGGAGAAACCTGTCATAGACAACAGGGTCAGCACCATTATGACTCTTGTCAAAGAGGAGTCTAAAGATTCCGAGGTGGCATGGAACGCTGTCTCCGTTGTCATGGCACCAGGTTCGATAAAAAAAGACGGCAGAGGAGGCGTAAAGGCAGAGGTTCGAGGAGACGAGTCAGGTGAACGGACCTTGGAGCAGGTGGAGAGGGCCTTGAAGAGTGACCAACAAGCCAAGATACCTCTGAAGAAGAGAGAGTTGAAGCTGAGTGAGGGGTTTGGGAACAGCATGAACAACAGTAATAGTAATCATCACCCCAACAACAGCCTAAACAATAACGGCACCATGAGCTCTGGTATTATTGTCCGCAACCCCTCTGTCTTAGCCCTCAAGGGCCCATCATGGACACCTCGTGAGGAAGACTCAAATGGAGAAGAAGGAAGGGCAGTGGTGTCTAGCAGTGTGTTGGAGACCACAGGTGTAGGCCTAAAGAGAGATGCCAGGCTGAGCCTTTGTAATGGCGAAATGGCTCCAGGAAGGAACTTGAGTCCAAATGTACGAGAGCACCGCAGCATGAGTGTTGGTGTGATAATGGGTCCCGTGGACAGAAGGAAATCGTACGTAGAGCCAAATATCCCCGTCATTGAAGACAAAGGTGGAGTAGTTGCAGTGAATTGCATCAAAACGGTTGCAAGCCACAACAACAAAGAGAGGACAGGGGATCCCACTGTCCAAGTCGAGAGGATTCCGAGTCCTGGCGCTGTGCGGCGTCAGTCTGTCCTGGTAAGGAAAGCCGCGACGCCTGACAGTGTTGTGTCACTGTTGACGGATGATGGCTTTGAAAGCCAAGGCTCCAGGAGATCTGGGAATGACCTCGGCAAAGTAGACAAAAACAGTTCTGGTCAGGTGAAGGAGAACTCTTCCTCCTGCCCAGAAATCATTTCTATCGACGATACTATAGACGTCGACGACCTCTCTAAGACCTCAAGTCCTCAGGCCATTGAAGATGTTGCACTGCACTCACCAGCTGAGAATGACATTGATGAAGACGAAAAGGAGAAAATCGTTGACATGGCTGAAAGCCAGAGCAAAGCAAAGGACGAAAGTAAAACCCCAGAAGGCATTGAACGGAGCCCCAGAGCTTTGTCTAAAGACTCCGACAGTGGCAGCAGCGGCGATGACGACGGCTCAGAAGCAGAAGGTAAGCCTGTATCAATAatagatatatttttttaaatgtatatttttggctttttagcctttattcagataggacgGTGAAAGAGGGACTGGAAACGAGTCGGGAGATAGAGCCGGTaagggattggcaaatgacccaggcaggaatcgaacccagtgcCCTAAccttaggccacagcagggcctcaaAAATAGATTTTGGTGGATGATTAATTGATCCAGAATTGATCGTGGTAAATACACTAATATTAAGACAAAACATAAAATAGACTAGTTAACTAAGTGGTGGTACAAGACCATTTATCTCACAGTTCCTTtcctagagagaaagagggcaatagagaagagagagagggatgaggaacacaaacacacaatcacacaaacacgcgcaaatGGAAATGATTGTGTCCAGTAAacttttttgtgaaaaaagttaTAGATGATTCATGAACTCATTGATCATTGTTACAGGGCTTCCGGAGGGTACCGATGAAGTCTCCTCGGAGATCCAGAAGGAGGGCATACGTCTGAAGATCAAGATTCCGATGCACCGCAGAACCCCCGAGTTTCAGAGGGAGCGCACACCGGACCCGGACCCTGAgccggagcaggagcaggagcagcaggaggctaGTGGCGACGGGCACTCCCTGCGGCGCTCCGCCCGGATCTGCCGGCCCAGCCCCAAGCTGGCAGAGATCCAGGACAGGAGGCAGGAGAAGAGCGGCAAGCACGCAGCAGCACCCTCTGGAGctcaggaggagaaggagcccaGAGAGGGAGACATGAAGAAGACGACGTCTCAGAGGAGAGAGAGTCCCAGGAAGAGCGACTCGGATGGACAGCACAAACTTGGGAAGGTTGGCCTTGCTACATCTTATACCTTAGCACAGGACCCACTgtatgttacaaccttactgtcaaATTGCTATggcttaatttgttacttaagggtctctgtactgtcatagcaatgttattatgatgtagttgagtattttcagcaatagGTCAATAGgtccgccagcgaccccatctgcagtaagaggctacaatgtTGTAGTATGATAGTATGATGTAGAtgacaggtgttttttttgtttttgttttacagtgAGTCGGATCGCTAGCAGTCCCATGGTGCATGATGGTCTAATTGTCAACAGTGTTAAATTGTTATCCCCCATATTCACTATGTAGTTTATGCCTTATCCCTCTAGGTACGAAGGAGACATAGGAGACCTAGATGGTCCAACCAGCGATGTAAGGCTCGCAAAAAGGGACCGGGTGAAGGAGGGGAGGAACTGATGGAGGCGTGCAGGACGAAGGAGAGCAGTTACCAGTCCGACAGGGAGCAGCATCCCAGTGACCCTGAGGTGACCTTGAGGACTAAACCGATGACGGCCTATGACGACCCCTGCACTCACTGTGGTCTCCCCAATCACCCAGAACTGGTACGTCCTGCAAAAATAACGGTTCAGCACCATAAAAGAGCAGAGGTGCATTTctagaaagcatagttgttagccaacaaagtagctaattagTTAGTAGTAATGTAGCAACTACtgcatggtttcgagaaatgcaccccagggatgTGTGTGGAAGAGCCATTATTTTCTTCACTGAGGAGCAAATATTTCCATAGAATTAGGGAAACATTGCCATTATCCCACTTATGTCTGATTGGcatgtagaaaaaaaaaaccgCGCAGTATGCAAAAAGTACTGATATATCCCTTTGATCTGCAACTTTATCACACTCATAACGATAACAGTGTAGTAGAGCGTGGAAAAGAATTAAGCGCAAAAGTTTGGTGTGAATGTAGTATATGTTAATtattgatctctctctccccttcccctcaagATCCTGCTCTGCGACCTTTGTGACCATGGTTACCACACAGCCTGCCTAAGACCTCCTCTCATGATCATCCCTGATGGGGAATGGTTCTGTCCCCCATGCCAGCATGTAGGTGGCTCTTAATGTCATCATTTGTAAACGgcttatttaaaggtgcactgtgtaagatggtggccagagtagttatggcaactatgctgctcattgacaatgtgctgcctattgtaatctattcatgaatatttacaaagtaatgaaacaatatttactagtatgaacaaGTACTGtacgttttgctgctaaaaatgcctattgctggaaattcaaaatggcggaccatggagaagattccccttttcatgtatgaaaagtaaaattttcccagtcctaatgaatacatacaggggtggacaaaataactgagacacctgtcattttagtgtcatttagttcctcttgcatccacagttaatcctgtaggatgtggttcatccttcttggtggtatgcagacattaccttggatactgtggctcttgatacatcagaaagacttgctgtctcggtcaaagatgcaacagttgcacatgtaccaagaatttctcatttttgagcTCTGACATGTCATACATAATGTTGTgtacattgcaaaattttgagcaaaactgtgctcttaccctgctaattgaaccttcacacttcactttactggtgcaatgtgccattaatgaagattggccaacaggctggttcacttgagccatgaaactgccaacactaaaatgacaggtgtctcagatattttgtccaccccctgtagaatttgatggtggtggtggtggtaagtatttgttaaaagggtaacatttgtgaatggacaggatgaattctggaaatgaactagtaaaaatattacacagtccacctttaatGGAGACTATGCATAATTCATGAAAACTGCTGTATAAACATACACCATTTAAAAATACACCAGAATTAGTCAAATAACAGCATCTTAATCTGCAGTCCCTAGGCAGGATACTGAAAACAGAGCATTCACTGTATTGCTGACATAGACATTTCCATATGCCAGCATGTTCGTAGGTGGCTCTTACAATTATCTCTTGTAACTACAATCTACACGTTTTTTTCCTTGTGGCTGTTCTCAGTTTAGCAGTACGATCATGTATATCTATTGTCTTCTCTTGATCTTGTTATTCATGCTGTAGAAACTGCTGTGCGAGAGACTGGAGGAACAGCTGGCGAACCTTGACACTGCCCTGAAGAAGAGAGAGCGAGCCGAGCGGAGGTTTGGCTAATATATTCTTCCACtgaagggcctccgcacatcgactccgacaaagtgcggagcaaTGCTCTGCTAAAATTTGAtagaaagatcaggaagcgcgctcaacaccttgtcttcttatattttacactgggtgcttaacttcgtcaatgaatgaactcaaatctcaaaagaaagtgaataaagaagcactcatcagatttcttttttcatttttaatcgcctcacatcacagacgtttcgggcttacacccttcttcagtgtgaaatggcgattgtGTAAGCCCGAaatgtctgtgatgtgaggcgattaaaaatgaaaaaagaaatctgatgagtgcttctttattcactttcttctgCTAaaatttgattccattgttttcaatacaaccccgcacaccgacACTGATGTCCGTGGACATCCGTGGATGTCGGCTGGCGATTAGAGATGAGTTCTATTTTGTTGGACccacccattgattatccatgctctgctgtggtgaaattgtgtgcaggggtcggaattgtgtcggaggCAAAAGTGCTTCGCATTGCTGCCGGAACCGATATATGCGGAGGGCCCAAGTCTTGAAAGGGTATCCAACATGGTCCAACATGGTCGCATGGCATTATTAACTGATTGTCGACTCTCTTTTGTCCTGTTCATCCAGGCGAGAACGGCTGGTGTATGTGGGCATCAGTGTTGAAAACATCATTCCTACACCAGTAAGTGCCATAAAGTATGCCGATACACACTGTTTATGAAATCAACATAACGATATATCCAAGGACTGATATGTGACTATAAAGTATACAGATACGTACTGTATAGTGTTATGAggcaatggttagagcgctgacctttaaatcagagggttgcaagttgaAATCCCAcattcacccatggctgaagtgcccttgagcaaggcacctaaccccacattgctccaggggctgtaaccaataccttgtacttaAATAACTtaaataagtcgctttggataaaaaagcgtcagccaagtatAATTTAATGtaaaatatgtaatatatatgAAGTCAACATATGTCCAtagagcaggggtactcaattaaaagtccccgagggccagtttttcctaATTTCTCCCAatcatgggtcaaagtggctaataactaggtcttttctaccagcccaaactcaaatttcacaaTCATTTGGCTGGTAGGCTGGTGTTGATTTAAAGTCCTGAATATAGCCCTAGTTTTTTATCCTCTGCATGAACTGTTTCCTCCTCACCTTTTCCATTGCACTTCCTCTGAGCAGGATGGAGAACTAGAGGGAGAAAAGATGGACAAAAAGAAGAGCACAAAGAAAAGCAAAAACCTGGAGAGGAGATCAACACGAACCAGGAAGTCCATCAGTTACAGGTACATGTTGTTGATGTTCATGATGTTGTTTTTAGAACAatagttttcaaccttttttgagctaAGGCACACCTTTTTTCGAGGACAAagtgccaaggcacaccaccaattgtAAATAGCAACTGAAAATAAAATCCTATAGCCTATAtaacaatgtacagtcattctataattttcTACGGCACAGTAGATGATTTCCCATGGCACACTAGTATTCCccggcacagtggttgaaaaacactgtccTAGAACACTAGTTGCAAAATGCTAACATGTAGATACCATAGCAGATGTGTCAAAGATTCTCAATATTGTAACCAAGATAAACCGCTCTACCGCACATGTcagtcaccaatgcaacaaactTGGAATTAATTCTAGTGACTTTTACACTTctcccattgaactccattgattcaTTCTGAATCTCTGATAGTCTCTCGAAGAGACATGGTAGCTCATAGACACTGCAGCCTAGAACGTCATTTTATTTCTGGGCGAAACTCCTCCTGATCATAATATACACGTATGTTTCCTCCTTTTCCATGGTTGTGTCATTTATTAGGTTTGATGACTTTGACGATGCCATTGATGAAGCAATAGAAGAGGACGTACGGGAGACAGAGACGGAAGGTAGCCGGCTCTCACTCTCTTTATCACAGTTTCCCCTTTTCGTGTTCTTGATTTCTCCTTTGTGTGGTCTTCTGTTGTGTTATCCAAGGTGTTACCCAAGGTGCGACTGGACTTACTTGTCGTAAGCAAATTACGTTAACTGAACTTATTCTGCTTCTGTGTGAGGGACCATCAGAACTCTTACGTATCTCAAGGGGTGCTGGGGCTCACTGAGCTGACACATCTGTAccatacagggcagtcatgggtgagcggttagggcgtcagacttgcatcccagaggttgccggttctactcccgacccgccaggttggtggggggagtaatcaaccagtgctctcccccatcctcctccatgactgaggtaccctgagcatggtaccgtcccaccgcactgctccccatggggcgctactgagggctgcccccttgcacgggtgaggcataaatgcaatttcgttgtgtgcagtgtgcagtgttcacttgtgtgctgtggagtgctgtgtcacaatgacaatgggagttggagttggagtttcccaatgggctttcactttatacagtatataccgtaGGCAGTTTCTCATGGGGACCTAGGTTCGAGTCCCACCTGGGTGGAATCCCAATGCTTCTCATCTTTCTcgcccactcgtttcctgtcacaatCTCTGCTATCCTATCTACTCAAAAAGCCCAAATAAAAAAAGACTCTTATCTTTCGGTGCAGGTACTGGTCAAGGCAATGACATGGCCACAATTGCAGGTAaacagaagagggaggagggcaaGGAGAACCAGCGACCGGCCAAACCCCTAGCCGCAGCAGTAGCTCGGAGGAAGAAGCGGAGGCGACTGAATGACCTGGACAGCGACAGCACAGTGGACGAGGAGGAGAGCGAGAATGACTTCAACCTCAGCAGCAGGTAGGCTGGAGGCAACTCATGCACCTGGAACGCATTGCTAATTATCTTCAGTTGCTATACATTTTCGTTTACAGACattttgtgttgtgaggaggggcaagatgctaagcagccaatcacgtgagctcattttttgacagacagcagtttccaacagtcAGAAGTTGAAAAGTGCCAGGGTCCAACTTGGAACCAGGGTCgagcagccagggattgtttacaaatggtAAACCCAGAGAATGTTCAATGTATGAGAACGGAATCTACCATTGACTCCCATtgtagccccgttggcgaacgcagccaagtgaaaGCTGAATGGGaacctattgggctaaatggctcagcagggatttgtgacggttcagTTCTCTGgtttgtgtgcacattctgtaccttatcatggaagttgtattagaagtgaagttagtggttccttgtatgactttgttctcccaaagacttgttaagcgggcttgcggagcaagagcagagctcttgcagagcaaggcccgtttatagtaatctctaagtcctgtttcttattattattattattggtcttgtgcagggcagcagtaaaaatagaaaatggatctcctcctaggcctttcgagatagagacaccgttcaaacactaaaacgaccggctcggcttggagatcgcgtctcgttataggcttctccgtgtctcttgtcgttttcccgtttttggcgattttgtgaaagcctgggtctccattgaaaactatggtggaaccttcatgaaccaaagttccgccactctagagattagagtgtaggaggctttttcggtcataaaacatcaacactttcacctagaagtttagttgacgcgttgttagcgagctctatgggatgtctccaaattgtgaaagtttcatctcccaactcccaatactttttaaatggcaggtttgtaaaaaaaacaggcctggctctatggagaatcccattctttcgaaaagtgcatttttcaagagatcagcgcatgtcccacacggaggtccatttgtgcctgaaaaatttaacctataaacttcattcaaagactgttagagagatca encodes:
- the rsf1a gene encoding remodeling and spacing factor 1, coding for MAAPVAVAGSSPGLCPSFAVVCSFLERYGAALDLPELTFPQMERYLQETSIVPKPLVELHVKLLRKIGKCVTPDRWEKYLVKVCQEFNCTWAWELERKGYSEMTVESKTEILKYLCECQFDDNIKFKTSVNEEDPDRMRLQPIGKDKEGLMYWFQLDPEQNVRIYVEEQDDLDGASWKCIVRNRSDLAQTLEKLKAQIDLGSAEKNQHGGSTCASPLPEDGGNDADNKENKTEPEIKKEPSDGPKNEEPVITELPVSRDSKEAPREQEEKLNSVVEKDEDNIEMEMKVINKTEVKSEVKSEEKPVIDNRVSTIMTLVKEESKDSEVAWNAVSVVMAPGSIKKDGRGGVKAEVRGDESGERTLEQVERALKSDQQAKIPLKKRELKLSEGFGNSMNNSNSNHHPNNSLNNNGTMSSGIIVRNPSVLALKGPSWTPREEDSNGEEGRAVVSSSVLETTGVGLKRDARLSLCNGEMAPGRNLSPNVREHRSMSVGVIMGPVDRRKSYVEPNIPVIEDKGGVVAVNCIKTVASHNNKERTGDPTVQVERIPSPGAVRRQSVLVRKAATPDSVVSLLTDDGFESQGSRRSGNDLGKVDKNSSGQVKENSSSCPEIISIDDTIDVDDLSKTSSPQAIEDVALHSPAENDIDEDEKEKIVDMAESQSKAKDESKTPEGIERSPRALSKDSDSGSSGDDDGSEAEGLPEGTDEVSSEIQKEGIRLKIKIPMHRRTPEFQRERTPDPDPEPEQEQEQQEASGDGHSLRRSARICRPSPKLAEIQDRRQEKSGKHAAAPSGAQEEKEPREGDMKKTTSQRRESPRKSDSDGQHKLGKVRRRHRRPRWSNQRCKARKKGPGEGGEELMEACRTKESSYQSDREQHPSDPEVTLRTKPMTAYDDPCTHCGLPNHPELILLCDLCDHGYHTACLRPPLMIIPDGEWFCPPCQHKLLCERLEEQLANLDTALKKRERAERRRERLVYVGISVENIIPTPDGELEGEKMDKKKSTKKSKNLERRSTRTRKSISYRFDDFDDAIDEAIEEDVRETETEGTGQGNDMATIAGKQKREEGKENQRPAKPLAAAVARRKKRRRLNDLDSDSTVDEEESENDFNLSSSTDEEDFVVSGDEAPSDVDVGSNDCSDWGSTASRPSQTRRTRRTASVGQARTALSRTRGRTQGRGRSGRSRHISHRHRGGLSDEEEEEEDELETEEEEEEMETEGSSDCSDSDVSTRRRRSRRSQRSEVNYCETSESEGSKKGTKKQKQPQPQPHRRRLCSSNSEGSAEDEKGEKEEEEQQRRRRRRERRQEFVKDDSRRLPLKRRRHSSDEENDNNSGAPDDSDDDSEEERPVRKRLNRIESEDEEEEEEGGEEDEREEDEEEEEEEDEREIKKASSIGTNASIQSPNRHSASAGRKRGGGGGGGHLASKNNASSRHNGLAPQRASAQDEDDDFYDGVTDIVHLVFNSEQAL